The Microbacterium forte sequence CATGGAGAACCGCAGGTGCGATGTGACGAGGGCGGCGGCGAGCGGCTCGCCGTCGGCATCCGAGCGCCCGGCGATCACTGCGACGCGGTCGACGCAGGGCACGTCGAGCCTGGCGAGGTTGCCGAGCATCTCGTACTCGCGCCTCGCCATCTCATCGGTCGTCTCCTTGACGGCGACGACCTTGCCCGACAGATCGGCGAACCGCACGAGATGCCGCGAGAGCCCCTTCGGGAGCGACACGATCAACTCGGACGGCCACTTGGCGAGCGGTGTCGACCAGGGCAGCGCGAGCAGCCCCGGATCGATCGAGCTCGCGGTGATCCGCAGCGCATCCTGCATGTCTCTCCAGTCGGTGGGGGAAAAGAAGAAGCGGCGCGGGCGACCGAAGTCAGCCCGCGCCGCGTCCGTGGATCCGATCAGGCGGAGACGATCGGCTTGTCGTTCAGGCGCACACCCGACTCGATGTCGAACGCGTGCACGTGGCCTGCGTTCGCCGCGAGGGTGACGGTCTCGCCGGCGTTGGGGTGGCTGCGGCCGTCGACACGAGCGACCAGGTCGGCGCGCTTGCCGTTGATCTCGGTGTGACCGTAGAGGTAGCCGTCGGCGCCGAGCTCCTCGACGAGGTCGACGACGACCGAGAGGCCCTTCCCGTCGGCCGGGCCGACGGTGATGTCCTCGGGGCGCACACCGACCGTGACCTGCGAGCCGTTGGCGCGGCCGACCGTGTCGCGGTCGAGCGGGACGACCTCGGTGCCGAAGCGCACGCCGCCCTCAGCCAGGTCTGCGCTGAACAGGTTCATGGCAGGCGAGCCGATGAAGCCGGCGACGAACACGTTCTCGGGCTTCTCGTACAGGTCGCGCGGCGTTCCGACCTGCTGGAGCAGGCCGTCCTTGAGCACGGCGATGCGGTCGCCCATGGTGAGCGCCTCGGTCTGGTCGTGCGTGACGTAGACCGTGGTGACGCCGAGACGACGCTGCAGCGACGCGATCTGCGTACGGGTCTGGACGCGGAGCTTGGCGTCGAGGTTCGACAGCGGCTCGTCCATGAGGAAGACCTGGGGCTGACGGACGATCGCACGGCCCATGGCGACACGCTGACGCTGACCACCCGAGAGGGCCTTCGGCTTGCGGGTCAGGTACTCCTCGAGGTCGAGCAGCTTCGCGGCCTCCAGAACGCGGGTCGCACGCTCTTCCTTGCCGACGCCGGCGATCTTGAGCGCGAAGCCCATGTTCTCGGCGACGGTCATGTGCGGGTACAGCGCGTAGTTCTGGAACACCATCGCGATGTCGCGGTCCTTCGGCGGCACGTCGGTGACGTCGCGGTCACCGATCAGGATGCGCCCTGCGTTGACCTCTTCGAGGCCGGCGAGCATGC is a genomic window containing:
- a CDS encoding ABC transporter ATP-binding protein, which encodes MASVTFDEATRLYPGGTRPAVDKLNLEVADGEFLVLVGPSGCGKSTSLRMLAGLEEVNAGRILIGDRDVTDVPPKDRDIAMVFQNYALYPHMTVAENMGFALKIAGVGKEERATRVLEAAKLLDLEEYLTRKPKALSGGQRQRVAMGRAIVRQPQVFLMDEPLSNLDAKLRVQTRTQIASLQRRLGVTTVYVTHDQTEALTMGDRIAVLKDGLLQQVGTPRDLYEKPENVFVAGFIGSPAMNLFSADLAEGGVRFGTEVVPLDRDTVGRANGSQVTVGVRPEDITVGPADGKGLSVVVDLVEELGADGYLYGHTEINGKRADLVARVDGRSHPNAGETVTLAANAGHVHAFDIESGVRLNDKPIVSA